A part of Girardinichthys multiradiatus isolate DD_20200921_A chromosome 12, DD_fGirMul_XY1, whole genome shotgun sequence genomic DNA contains:
- the fbp2 gene encoding fructose-1,6-bisphosphatase isozyme 2, whose protein sequence is MSDQSAFDTDVWTLTRFIIETGRQAKGATGEMTQLLTAMLTAIKAISSAVRKAGLAHLQGMVGSVNVTGDDVKKLDVLSNDLVINMLQSSYSTCCMVSEENKELIITPKDKRGKYVVCFDPLDGSSNIDCLASIGTIFAIYKRISEGEPADQDALQQGNNIVCAGYALYGSATLVALSTGAGLNFFMLDPAIGEFILIERNVRIKQKGKIYSLNEGYAKYFHPSINEYLKHKKHPEDGSSPYGARYVGSMVSDVHRTIAYGGIFMYPANEKSPKGKLRLLYECNPIAFLIEQAGGLATTGTQRILDVQPEALHQRVPFVVGSPDDVNEYLSFVKKFS, encoded by the exons ATGTCGGACCAGTCAGCCTTTGACACAGACGTTTGGACCCTGACAAGGTTCATCATTGAGACGGGTCGACAGGCTAAAGGAGCCACCGGGGAGATGACCCAGCTCCTCACTGCCATGCTGACCGCCATCAAAGCCATTTCCTCTGCTGTGCGTAAGGCGGGCCTGGCCCACTT GCAGGGCATGGTGGGCTCCGTGAATGTGACGGGAGACGACGTGAAGAAGCTGGACGTGCTGTCCAACGACCTGGTCATCAACATGCTGCAGTCGTCCTACAGCACCTGCTGCATGGTGTCTGAGGAGAACAAGGAGCTCATCATTACTCCCAAGGATAAAAGG GGAAAGTATGTGGTCTGCTTTGACCCTCTGGATGGGTCCAGTAACATTGACTGCCTGGCCTCGATTGGAACCATATTCGCCATCTACAAACGG ATATCAGAAGGGGAGCCCGCAGATCAGGACGCCCTGCAGCAGGGAAACAACATTGTGTGTGCTGGCTATGCTCTGTACGGCAGCGCCACCCTCGTGGCCCTCAGTACCGGCGCCGGCCTCAACTTCTTCATGCTTGATCCA GCAATCGGTGAATTCATCCTAATTGAGAGGAATGTGAGGATCAAGCAGAAGGGAAAGATCTACAGTCTGAACGAGGGCTACGCCAAGTACTTCCATCCCTCCATCAATGAATACCTCAAACACAAGAAGCACCCTGAG GATGGCAGCTCCCCATATGGGGCCCGTTATGTGGGCTCCATGGTCTCAGATGTTCACCGCACCATCGCCTACGGAGGGATCTTCATGTATCCTGCAAACGAGAAGAGCCCAAAAGGAAAG CTGCGGCTGCTGTACGAATGCAACCCCATCGCCTTCCTCATCGAGCAGGCGGGCGGCCTCGCCACCACCGGCACCCAGAGGATTCTGGATGTTCAGCCCGAAGCTCTCCACCAGCGAGTACCCTTCGTGGTCGGCTCGCCAGATGACGTCAACGAATACCTGTCGTTTGTTAAGAAGTTCTCATAA
- the fbp1a gene encoding fructose-1,6-bisphosphatase 1a — MSDRGTFDTNVVTMTRFVMEEGRKAKGTGEMTTLLNSLGTAVKAISSAVRKAGIAHLYGIAGNINVTGDQVKKLDILSNDLVINMLKSSFTSCVLVSEENEKVIIVDSEQRGKYIVCFDPLDGSSNIDCLVSIGTIFAIYKKTTDDEPCEKDALQPGRDLVAAGYALYGSATMIVLSTGQGVNCFMLDPAIGEFILVERDVKMKKRGKIYSLNEGYAKYFEPAVTEYLQRKKFPEDGSEPYGSRYIGSMVADVHRTLMYGGIFLYPGNVKSPKGKLRLLYECNPMAFIIEQAGGMASTGFENILDIQPESIHQRAPVAMGSPDDVLEYIAICKKHAKK, encoded by the exons ATGTCTGACCGGGGAACCTTCGACACCAACGTGGTCACCATGACCCGCTTCGTGATGGAGGAGGGCAGGAAGGCGAAGGGCACGGGGGAAATGACCACGCTGCTCAACTCGCTGGGCACGGCGGTGAAGGCCATCTCCAGCGCTGTGCGCAAAGCTGGGATCGCCCATCT TTATGGCATCGCAGGCAACATCAATGTGACGGGTGATCAGGTGAAGAAGCTGGACATTTTGTCCAATGACCTCGTCATTAACATGCTCAAGTCATCTTTTACCTCCTGCGTTTTGGTCTCTGAAGAGAACGAAAAGGTTATCATTGTGGACTCAGAACAACGG ggaAAATACATCGTTTGCTTTGATCCTCTGGATGGCTCCTCCAACATCGACTGTCTCGTCTCCATTGGAACTATATTTGCCATTTATAAAAAG ACCACAGATGATGAGCCGTGCGAGAAGGACGCTCTACAGCCAGGCAGAGACCTGGTGGCGGCGGGCTACGCCCTCTACGGAAGCGCCACCATGATCGTGCTCTCCACCGGCCAGGGAGTCAACTGCTTCATGCTCGACCCA GCCATAGGTGAATTCATTCTTGTTGAGCGAGACGTGAAGATGAAGAAACGGGGAAAGATTTATAGTCTGAACGAAGGTTATGCAAAGTATTTCGAGCCTGCTGTCACAGAGTACCTGCAGAGGAAGAAGTTCCCTGAG GATGGCAGTGAGCCCTACGGATCGCGTTACATTGGATCTATGGTGGCAGACGTCCACCGAACGCTGATGTATGGAGGAATCTTTTTATACCCTGGAAATGTGAAAAGCCCCAAGGGAAAG CTCCGGCTGCTGTATGAGTGCAACCCCATGGCTTTCATCATAGAGCAAGCGGGCGGCATGGCCTCCACAGGCTTTGAGAACATCTTGGACATCCAGCCTGAAAGCATTCATCAGCGCGCTCCCGTGGCAATGGGCTCACCCGACGACGTCCTGGAGTACATCGCCATCTGCAAGAAGCACGCAAAGAAGTGA